The Pseudomonas allokribbensis genome has a window encoding:
- the yidD gene encoding membrane protein insertion efficiency factor YidD, translated as MRKLALVPIQFYRYAISPLMASHCRFYPSCSCYAYEAIENHGLLRGGWLTFRRLGRCHPWNPGGYDPVPPIPTSRSSSMAE; from the coding sequence ATGCGTAAACTGGCACTCGTTCCGATCCAGTTTTATCGCTACGCCATTAGTCCCTTGATGGCCAGTCACTGTCGTTTCTACCCCAGTTGTTCTTGCTACGCGTATGAAGCCATCGAAAATCATGGCCTTCTGCGCGGTGGCTGGCTGACCTTTCGTCGTTTAGGTCGCTGTCATCCGTGGAATCCCGGTGGTTATGACCCGGTTCCACCTATCCCTACCTCCCGTTCTTCTTCGATGGCCGAGTAA